The following are from one region of the Noviherbaspirillum sedimenti genome:
- the ssuC gene encoding aliphatic sulfonate ABC transporter permease SsuC translates to MTATAEIPVTIPLPAAQAPAAWRQSLFARLAPWAVPIGLVLVWQIAARSGWLSSRILPEPWAVLKAFWALAVSGELWTHVKVSLWRALASFAIGGGLGLLLGLLTGTFKTAETLLDTTLQMIRNIPALALIPLVILWFGIDEAAKLFLVSIGVFFPVYLNTFHGIRSVDKGLIEMAKSYGLSGWPLYRDVILPGALPSVLVGVRFSLGLVWVLLIVAETISAVSGIGYMTMNAREFLQTDVVLVGILLYALLGKLADTLSRGLERYWLRWHPGYQ, encoded by the coding sequence ATGACGGCAACCGCTGAAATTCCGGTCACGATACCGCTCCCGGCGGCACAAGCCCCGGCCGCCTGGCGGCAAAGCCTGTTTGCCCGCCTGGCGCCATGGGCCGTGCCGATCGGCCTGGTGCTGGTATGGCAAATCGCTGCGCGCAGCGGCTGGCTGTCCAGCCGCATCCTGCCGGAACCGTGGGCAGTGCTGAAGGCATTTTGGGCGCTGGCGGTATCCGGAGAACTTTGGACCCATGTCAAGGTCAGCCTTTGGCGCGCGCTCGCCAGTTTCGCCATCGGCGGCGGTCTTGGGCTGCTGCTCGGCTTGTTGACCGGCACCTTCAAGACGGCCGAAACCCTGCTCGACACGACCCTGCAAATGATTCGCAACATTCCGGCATTGGCGCTGATTCCATTGGTGATTCTGTGGTTCGGCATTGACGAGGCCGCCAAGCTGTTCCTGGTCTCGATCGGCGTGTTTTTCCCGGTGTACCTGAATACTTTTCACGGCATCCGCTCGGTGGACAAGGGCCTGATCGAAATGGCCAAGAGCTATGGCCTGTCGGGCTGGCCTTTGTACCGCGATGTAATCCTGCCCGGCGCCTTGCCGTCGGTGCTGGTCGGCGTGCGTTTTTCGCTGGGCCTGGTGTGGGTGTTGCTGATCGTCGCCGAGACCATTTCGGCCGTATCGGGAATCGGCTACATGACCATGAATGCGCGCGAATTCCTGCAAACCGACGTGGTACTGGTCGGCATTCTGCTGTATGCCTTGCTCGGCAAGCTGGCTGATACGCTGTCGCGCGGTCTGGAACGCTACTGGTTGCGCTGGCATCCGGGTTATCAGTGA
- the ssuD gene encoding FMNH2-dependent alkanesulfonate monooxygenase — protein sequence MNIFWFLPTHGDSRYLGTTKGAREVSYDYLRQVAVAADTQGYDGVLIPTGRSCEDPWVVASSLIGATKNLKFLVAIRPGLSTPGLAVRTAATFDRLSGGRLLVNVVTGGDQGELEADGLFADHAERYEITAEFLRVWRATLAGEGGSKGFDYDGKHIQVKGSKTLYPAVQKPYPPLYFGGSSEAAHELAAEQVDVYLTWGEPPAAVAEKIADIRARAAKHGRTVRFGIRLHVIVRETSEAAWQAADELISHLDDDVIAGAQAAFARMDSVGQRRMAALHGGRRDKLEVSPNLWAGVGLVRGGAGTALVGDPETVAARMREYADLGIETFILSGYPHLEESYRFAELVFPLLGKGKTGGFSGPLTGPFGEMVASDILPKVSAS from the coding sequence CTGAATATATTCTGGTTTTTACCGACCCACGGCGACAGCCGTTATCTCGGCACCACCAAGGGCGCACGCGAAGTCAGTTACGACTATCTGCGCCAGGTGGCGGTTGCCGCCGACACGCAGGGCTATGACGGCGTGCTGATCCCCACCGGACGCTCCTGCGAAGATCCGTGGGTTGTCGCATCCAGCCTGATTGGTGCCACCAAAAACCTGAAATTTCTGGTGGCGATTCGTCCGGGCCTCTCCACGCCCGGCCTGGCGGTGCGCACCGCAGCCACTTTCGATCGCCTGTCGGGCGGACGTCTGCTGGTCAATGTCGTCACCGGCGGCGACCAGGGCGAGCTGGAAGCCGATGGCCTGTTTGCCGACCATGCCGAGCGCTATGAAATCACTGCGGAATTCCTGCGCGTCTGGCGTGCCACGCTGGCCGGCGAGGGCGGCAGCAAAGGGTTTGACTATGATGGCAAGCATATCCAGGTCAAAGGTTCAAAAACCTTGTACCCGGCGGTGCAAAAACCGTATCCGCCGCTGTATTTCGGCGGCTCCTCCGAAGCCGCGCACGAACTGGCTGCCGAACAGGTCGATGTGTACCTGACCTGGGGCGAGCCGCCAGCGGCGGTTGCGGAAAAAATTGCCGACATCCGCGCGCGTGCCGCCAAACATGGGCGCACGGTGCGCTTCGGCATCCGCCTGCACGTGATTGTGCGTGAAACCAGCGAGGCCGCCTGGCAAGCCGCAGATGAATTGATCAGTCATCTTGATGATGACGTGATCGCAGGCGCCCAGGCAGCGTTCGCCAGGATGGATTCGGTCGGACAGCGACGCATGGCTGCCTTGCACGGCGGCCGCCGCGACAAGCTGGAAGTCTCGCCGAACCTGTGGGCCGGCGTTGGCCTGGTGCGCGGCGGCGCCGGCACCGCGCTGGTGGGTGATCCGGAAACGGTGGCTGCCCGCATGCGGGAATACGCCGATCTTGGCATCGAGACCTTCATCCTCTCGGGCTATCCGCACCTGGAGGAATCCTACCGCTTTGCCGAGCTGGTGTTCCCGCTGCTGGGCAAGGGCAAGACTGGCGGGTTTTCAGGACCGTTGACCGGGCCCTTCGGCGAGATGGTGGCCAGCGATATCCTGCCCAAAGTGTCGGCAAGTTAA
- a CDS encoding sulfonate ABC transporter substrate-binding protein: MTISHGNRNAKRRTLGLMFAAAAGALAFSLPSTAAAQEKGVLRIGFQKYGTLTLLKARGTLDKRLAEQGIEVQWREFPAGPQLLEGLNVGSVDFGTVGEAPPIFAQAANANLVYVANEPPAPTGEAIILPKNSTIKSVAELKGKKIALNKGSNVHYLLVKALEKAGVAYQDIQTVYLPPADARAAFERGSVDAWVIWDPFLAAAEKQIGARVLADGKGLVSNHQFYLAARPYAEKNPAIVKIIIEELAKTDEWAGKNLKDVTAILAPQLGLEPEVVELAASRFTYGIKPISEAVLAEQQKIADVFSNLKLIPKKITIKDAVLPAKL; encoded by the coding sequence ATGACTATCTCGCATGGTAACCGCAACGCCAAACGCCGCACCCTGGGTCTGATGTTTGCCGCCGCCGCGGGCGCATTGGCATTTTCCTTGCCCAGTACTGCCGCTGCACAGGAAAAGGGCGTGCTGCGCATCGGCTTTCAGAAATACGGCACGCTGACCCTGCTCAAGGCACGCGGCACGCTGGACAAACGGCTGGCCGAGCAGGGCATCGAGGTGCAATGGCGTGAATTCCCCGCCGGACCACAGCTGCTGGAAGGATTGAATGTCGGCAGCGTCGATTTCGGCACGGTTGGCGAAGCGCCGCCGATTTTCGCCCAGGCCGCCAACGCCAACCTGGTGTACGTCGCCAATGAGCCGCCGGCACCGACTGGCGAAGCGATCATCCTGCCGAAAAACTCCACGATCAAGTCGGTGGCCGAGTTGAAGGGCAAAAAGATTGCGCTGAACAAGGGCTCCAACGTCCATTATCTGCTGGTCAAGGCGCTGGAAAAGGCCGGTGTCGCCTATCAGGATATTCAGACCGTCTATCTGCCACCGGCCGATGCGCGCGCCGCTTTCGAGCGCGGCAGCGTCGATGCCTGGGTAATCTGGGATCCGTTCCTGGCAGCTGCGGAAAAACAGATTGGCGCACGGGTGCTGGCTGATGGCAAGGGCCTGGTCAGCAACCACCAGTTTTATCTGGCCGCGCGTCCGTATGCGGAAAAGAACCCGGCGATCGTCAAGATCATTATTGAAGAGCTGGCCAAAACCGACGAGTGGGCAGGCAAGAATCTCAAGGACGTGACCGCCATCCTGGCGCCCCAGCTTGGGCTGGAACCGGAGGTCGTCGAACTGGCTGCATCGCGCTTCACCTACGGCATCAAGCCGATCAGCGAAGCGGTGCTGGCCGAGCAGCAAAAGATTGCCGACGTATTTTCGAATCTGAAGCTGATTCCGAAAAAAATCACCATCAAGGATGCCGTCTTGCCGGCCAAGCTGTAA
- the ssuE gene encoding NADPH-dependent FMN reductase codes for MNIILIAGSPSAPSRSTRLLQYAGEQLALRGHRSGLLQVRDLPAQALLHAEFGNAELKAAQALVAAADAVVIATPVYKAAYSGLLKAFLDVLPQDGLAGKLVLPLATGGSQSHMLALDYALRPVLTSLSARHVLPSIYVTDAQVAWSAEQGLTIDSAIVQRLAAGIDNLSASLLALQETAVTEFAPVHFSQVRCSV; via the coding sequence ATGAATATCATCTTGATCGCAGGTAGCCCGTCGGCGCCATCGCGTTCCACCCGGTTGCTGCAGTACGCCGGTGAACAACTGGCACTGCGCGGCCACCGCAGCGGTTTGCTGCAGGTACGGGATTTGCCTGCCCAGGCCTTGCTGCATGCGGAGTTCGGCAATGCCGAACTGAAGGCGGCGCAGGCGCTGGTAGCCGCTGCAGACGCGGTGGTCATCGCCACGCCGGTGTACAAGGCGGCCTACAGCGGCTTGCTGAAAGCCTTCCTGGATGTGCTGCCGCAAGATGGTTTGGCCGGCAAGCTGGTCTTGCCGCTGGCGACCGGCGGCAGCCAGTCGCACATGCTGGCGCTGGACTATGCTCTGCGTCCGGTGCTGACATCGCTTTCGGCCCGCCACGTCTTGCCGAGCATTTACGTTACCGATGCCCAGGTCGCCTGGTCGGCCGAGCAAGGGCTGACGATCGATTCTGCGATTGTGCAGCGCCTGGCTGCAGGCATCGACAATCTCTCGGCAAGCCTGCTGGCTTTGCAAGAAACCGCCGTGACGGAATTCGCGCCAGTCCATTTTTCGCAAGTCCGATGTAGCGTCTGA
- a CDS encoding sulfate ABC transporter substrate-binding protein: MLLKKLLQIGTALALAVPTVHAAEVSLLNVSYDPTRELYQEFNAAFAKQWKAKTGDDVKIKQSHGGSGKQARSVIDGIEADVVTLALAYDIDAIAEKGYIVKDWQKRLQHNSSPYTSTIVFLVRKGNPKGIKDWSDLVKLGVAVITPNPKTSGGARWNYLAAWAYALKQPGGTEASAKEFVAKLFRNVPVLDSGARGSTTTFVERGIGDVLLAWENEAILAIKELGPDKFDIVAPPLSILAEPPVTVVDKNVDKRGTRKVAEAYLQYLYSDEGQEIAAQNYYRPISEKIAKKYASQFPKVKLFTIDEVFGGWAKAQPTHFGDGGSFDQIYQPGKK, from the coding sequence ATGCTGCTCAAAAAATTACTCCAGATTGGAACTGCTCTTGCGCTCGCCGTGCCGACTGTGCATGCTGCAGAAGTATCGTTGTTGAACGTGTCATACGACCCGACGCGCGAGCTGTACCAGGAATTCAATGCCGCTTTTGCCAAGCAATGGAAAGCCAAGACCGGCGATGACGTCAAGATCAAGCAATCGCACGGCGGCTCCGGCAAGCAGGCGCGTTCGGTGATTGACGGCATCGAGGCCGATGTCGTCACCCTGGCGCTGGCCTACGATATCGATGCCATCGCCGAAAAAGGCTATATCGTCAAGGATTGGCAAAAGCGCCTGCAGCACAACAGCTCGCCTTACACCTCGACCATCGTGTTCCTGGTCCGCAAGGGCAATCCAAAAGGCATCAAGGACTGGAGCGATCTGGTCAAACTTGGCGTGGCCGTGATTACTCCGAACCCCAAGACTTCCGGCGGTGCACGCTGGAATTACCTGGCAGCCTGGGCGTATGCCTTGAAACAGCCGGGCGGCACTGAAGCAAGCGCCAAGGAATTCGTCGCCAAGTTGTTCAGGAACGTGCCGGTACTCGACTCGGGTGCGCGTGGGTCGACTACCACTTTTGTCGAGCGCGGCATCGGCGATGTCCTGCTGGCCTGGGAAAACGAAGCCATCCTGGCGATCAAGGAACTCGGCCCGGACAAGTTCGATATCGTCGCGCCGCCCTTGAGCATCCTGGCCGAGCCGCCGGTCACCGTGGTTGATAAAAATGTCGACAAGCGCGGCACCCGCAAGGTCGCGGAAGCCTACCTGCAATATCTGTATTCCGACGAGGGCCAGGAAATCGCCGCGCAGAATTACTACCGTCCGATTTCCGAGAAGATTGCGAAAAAGTATGCGTCGCAATTCCCGAAAGTGAAACTGTTCACCATCGATGAAGTGTTCGGCGGCTGGGCCAAGGCACAACCCACCCATTTCGGCGATGGCGGTTCCTTCGATCAGATTTACCAACCGGGCAAGAAGTAA
- a CDS encoding ABC transporter ATP-binding protein — protein MPQQLVDVAVREKSFAAKTVMLDVDFQVHRGEIVSLVGPSGCGKSTLLRIISGLDRDFRGKVVVNGHAPVLHSRDVGLVFQEPRLLPWLTVAENVGFDLGRKGGAHPKVKELLSEVGLADFANAYPKQLSGGMAQRVAIARGLFTQPALLLLDEPFSAVDAFTRMRLQDLLLSVAANHGTTLLLITHDITEAIYLSDRVIALTSHPGRLSGEVRVDIPRQRDRRSPELALLEREALALLTDGRPDYFATDAREFGPVLRQAVVHEFKNLQFAV, from the coding sequence ATGCCTCAGCAGTTGGTGGACGTCGCCGTCCGCGAAAAGAGTTTTGCGGCCAAGACCGTGATGCTCGATGTCGATTTCCAGGTTCATCGTGGCGAAATCGTCAGCCTGGTGGGTCCGAGCGGCTGCGGGAAAAGTACCTTATTGCGCATTATTTCCGGGCTCGACAGGGATTTTCGCGGCAAGGTCGTTGTCAACGGCCACGCTCCCGTTCTGCATTCGCGCGACGTCGGGCTGGTATTTCAGGAGCCGCGCCTGTTGCCTTGGCTGACAGTTGCCGAGAATGTCGGCTTCGACCTCGGACGCAAGGGCGGCGCCCATCCCAAGGTGAAGGAACTGCTGTCCGAGGTGGGCCTGGCAGACTTTGCCAATGCCTATCCCAAGCAACTGTCCGGTGGCATGGCGCAGCGTGTGGCAATTGCCCGCGGCTTGTTTACCCAGCCGGCCTTGCTGTTGCTGGATGAACCCTTCAGTGCCGTTGATGCCTTCACCCGCATGCGTCTGCAAGACTTATTGCTGAGCGTAGCGGCCAATCACGGTACGACCTTGCTGTTGATTACCCATGACATTACGGAAGCAATTTACCTGAGTGACCGGGTCATTGCGTTGACGAGCCATCCGGGGCGCCTGAGCGGTGAAGTCAGAGTGGATATTCCGCGCCAGCGCGACCGCCGCAGTCCCGAACTGGCATTGCTTGAAAGAGAAGCCCTGGCCTTGTTGACCGATGGCCGACCAGATTACTTTGCTACCGATGCACGGGAATTCGGGCCTGTCTTGCGTCAGGCAGTGGTGCACGAATTCAAGAACCTACAGTTCGCCGTATAA
- a CDS encoding ABC transporter permease codes for MSSVPVIKTEAAAVGNPPSETGFGTWLVRHGQGWLVPLLLLLVWEAAVRGGLIAANLLPPPTELASTLSDLLANGAIFQHVGVSSLRVLVGFLIGAALAIPAAAAVGLSPRIAALIDPSFQALRAIPSLAWVPLLLLWFGIDETPKITMIAIGAFFPVYVNLVSGIRNVDRKLVEFGEVYGLSGIRLIARIFLPAALPNLFIGFRTGLSLAWMFLVAAELIAATKGLGYLMTDGRELGRADLVIVAIVVLALLGKVSDSILVKLEERLLAWRDVYETRQA; via the coding sequence ATGAGTAGCGTACCAGTGATCAAAACGGAAGCGGCCGCCGTCGGCAATCCACCCTCGGAAACGGGATTCGGGACGTGGCTGGTGCGTCATGGCCAGGGCTGGCTGGTGCCGCTGCTGCTGTTGCTGGTCTGGGAAGCAGCGGTCAGGGGTGGCTTAATTGCGGCCAACCTGTTGCCGCCGCCGACGGAGCTCGCCTCGACGCTGTCGGATCTGCTTGCCAACGGCGCGATTTTCCAGCATGTCGGCGTCAGTTCGCTGCGCGTGCTCGTCGGGTTTCTGATTGGTGCCGCGCTGGCGATTCCTGCCGCGGCTGCGGTTGGCTTGTCGCCGCGCATTGCGGCACTGATCGATCCAAGTTTCCAGGCGTTGCGCGCCATTCCTTCGCTGGCTTGGGTACCCCTGCTGCTGCTGTGGTTCGGTATCGATGAAACCCCAAAGATCACCATGATCGCCATCGGCGCCTTTTTTCCGGTGTACGTGAACCTCGTGTCCGGTATCCGCAATGTCGATCGCAAACTGGTCGAGTTTGGCGAGGTGTATGGCCTGAGCGGCATCCGCCTGATCGCAAGGATATTCCTGCCTGCCGCATTGCCCAATCTTTTCATCGGCTTTCGCACCGGGCTGTCGCTGGCGTGGATGTTCCTGGTGGCCGCTGAATTGATTGCCGCGACCAAGGGGCTGGGTTACCTGATGACGGATGGCCGCGAATTGGGACGGGCCGACCTGGTGATCGTCGCCATCGTGGTGCTGGCTTTGCTTGGGAAAGTGAGCGACAGCATCCTGGTCAAGCTGGAGGAACGCCTGCTTGCCTGGCGCGATGTCTATGAAACCCGCCAGGCGTGA
- a CDS encoding aliphatic sulfonate ABC transporter substrate-binding protein, which produces MMTKNNKFLARFLRMALASVSGVALAASLSANALAADQPKELRLDYAYYSPTSLVLKKFGWAEQEFQADGVPVKWVLSAGSNRALEYLNSGSVDFGSTAGLAAVLSKANGNAIKGVYVYSQPEWTALVVPKDSPIKSIKDLQGKKVAATKGTDPFLFLLRTLHQSGLKKSDIEHVSLQHADGRAALEQGRVDAWAGLDPLMATSEVEKESRLLYRNVGFNTYGFLNTSETFARQYPDTVKRVIKLYEKARLWVLANPEEAAKLLSEEAKLSLPVAKLQLTRNNFNSPKPGPEHIAAFKNAASILLEEELVKKGTDLNKVIDDLVDPSFAKAVIK; this is translated from the coding sequence ATGATGACGAAAAACAATAAATTCCTGGCCAGATTCCTGCGCATGGCATTGGCGAGTGTGTCCGGCGTGGCGCTGGCGGCATCGCTGTCGGCAAATGCGCTTGCCGCCGACCAGCCAAAAGAGCTGCGGTTGGACTACGCCTATTATTCACCGACCAGCCTGGTGCTGAAAAAGTTCGGCTGGGCCGAGCAGGAATTCCAGGCGGATGGCGTGCCGGTCAAGTGGGTGCTAAGCGCGGGCAGCAACCGCGCCCTCGAATACCTGAATAGCGGCAGCGTCGATTTCGGTTCGACCGCCGGACTGGCCGCCGTTCTCAGCAAGGCCAACGGCAATGCAATCAAGGGTGTTTACGTTTATTCGCAGCCGGAATGGACTGCGCTGGTCGTGCCGAAGGATTCCCCGATCAAGTCAATCAAGGATTTGCAGGGCAAGAAAGTTGCCGCTACCAAAGGCACCGATCCTTTCCTGTTCCTGTTGCGCACACTGCATCAGTCCGGCTTGAAGAAAAGCGATATCGAGCACGTCAGCTTGCAGCATGCCGATGGCCGCGCCGCACTTGAGCAGGGCAGGGTGGATGCCTGGGCTGGTCTCGACCCACTGATGGCCACATCCGAAGTGGAAAAAGAGTCGCGTCTGCTGTACCGTAATGTCGGCTTCAACACTTATGGTTTCCTGAACACCAGCGAGACTTTCGCCCGCCAGTATCCGGATACGGTCAAGCGCGTGATCAAGCTCTATGAAAAGGCGCGTCTGTGGGTGCTGGCCAATCCGGAAGAGGCCGCCAAGCTCTTGTCCGAAGAGGCCAAGCTGTCGCTGCCTGTGGCAAAACTGCAGCTGACCCGCAATAACTTCAATAGCCCGAAGCCGGGTCCTGAGCATATCGCCGCCTTCAAGAATGCCGCGTCGATCCTGCTCGAGGAAGAATTGGTAAAAAAAGGCACCGACCTTAACAAGGTGATTGACGATCTGGTCGATCCGTCGTTTGCCAAAGCAGTCATCAAGTGA
- a CDS encoding aliphatic sulfonate ABC transporter substrate-binding protein, with amino-acid sequence MPILLTKPVRRAFLLLAAVLPLAATLPAHAQKTSETVRIGYQKSSTLLTIIKTRGTLEQLLAPQGVKISWHEFSSGLPLLEALNVGGVDLSADVADTVPVFAQAAGAKLAYVAQEAPSPSAQAILVRADSPIKSVAELKGKKIAVTKAAGSHYLLIALLEKAGLKFKDIQPAYLSPADGRAAFERGSVDAWVAWDPFLAGVQRQSPVRILADGTNVADYQRYYLASATFVEARPEIIKTVFDELQKTGRWVKQNPKDAAALLAPVWGLDAQTIETANGRRSYEVRSVVADALREQQSIANAFFAEGLLPKQVNAADVPIWRPAR; translated from the coding sequence ATGCCTATTTTACTCACCAAGCCTGTTCGCCGGGCGTTCCTGCTCCTGGCCGCTGTACTACCTCTGGCCGCCACCTTGCCGGCCCATGCGCAAAAAACTTCCGAGACAGTGCGTATTGGCTATCAGAAATCCTCAACCTTGCTCACCATTATAAAGACGCGTGGCACCCTGGAGCAATTGCTGGCGCCGCAGGGCGTGAAAATCAGCTGGCATGAATTTTCCAGCGGCTTGCCTCTGCTGGAAGCGCTGAATGTCGGCGGCGTTGATTTGAGTGCCGATGTCGCCGATACCGTTCCGGTGTTTGCACAAGCGGCTGGGGCAAAACTGGCTTATGTGGCGCAGGAGGCGCCTTCGCCTTCGGCGCAGGCCATCCTGGTGCGCGCGGACTCGCCGATCAAGTCGGTTGCCGAACTCAAGGGGAAAAAGATTGCAGTGACCAAGGCCGCTGGGAGCCATTATCTCTTGATTGCCCTGCTCGAAAAGGCCGGGCTTAAATTCAAGGATATCCAGCCGGCGTACCTGTCGCCCGCTGATGGTCGTGCCGCATTCGAGCGCGGCAGCGTCGATGCCTGGGTTGCCTGGGACCCGTTCCTTGCAGGCGTCCAGCGCCAGTCGCCGGTGCGCATCCTGGCCGATGGCACGAATGTTGCCGACTACCAGCGCTACTACCTGGCATCGGCAACTTTTGTCGAAGCACGCCCTGAAATCATCAAGACCGTGTTTGATGAACTGCAGAAAACCGGCCGCTGGGTGAAACAAAACCCCAAGGATGCGGCAGCCTTGCTGGCACCTGTATGGGGGCTGGATGCGCAAACCATTGAAACTGCGAACGGCCGCAGGAGCTATGAAGTCCGGTCAGTCGTCGCCGACGCCTTGCGCGAGCAGCAAAGCATTGCAAACGCCTTTTTCGCGGAAGGCTTGCTGCCAAAGCAGGTCAATGCGGCCGATGTGCCGATCTGGAGGCCGGCTCGCTAA
- a CDS encoding NADP(H)-dependent aldo-keto reductase produces the protein MQYRHLGNTDIKVSNIALGTMTWGQQNSEAEAHAQLDHAVDFGVNLIDTAEMYPVPPRPETQGRSEQYLGSWLKKSGKRDRVLIATKATGPARMPHNPRHIRGGNNHFDRAGLTTALNESLARLQTDYIDLYQLHWPDRSLNIFGKLNYTHTAQEESISIEETLDVLASFVKSGKVRYIGVSNESPWGVAQFLRAAEKLNLPRIVSIQNPYNLLNRTFEIGLAEFAFREQVGLLAYSPLAFGVLSGKYLHGVRPEGARLTLFERFSRYSNAQAQQAVQQYVGLARRHGLDPTHMALAYVNSRPFLTSNIIGATDLIQLQSNLRSMHLTLNAGILEEIEAIHTQHPNPAP, from the coding sequence ATGCAATACCGACATCTCGGAAATACCGACATCAAGGTCAGCAACATCGCACTGGGCACCATGACATGGGGTCAGCAGAATTCAGAGGCCGAAGCGCATGCCCAGCTTGATCACGCTGTCGACTTTGGCGTGAACCTCATCGATACCGCAGAAATGTATCCGGTGCCGCCGCGACCGGAGACCCAGGGCAGGAGCGAACAATATCTTGGCAGCTGGCTGAAGAAATCCGGCAAGCGCGACCGGGTGCTGATCGCCACCAAAGCCACAGGCCCGGCACGCATGCCCCACAATCCACGCCACATACGCGGAGGCAACAACCATTTTGATCGCGCAGGCCTGACAACTGCCTTGAATGAAAGCCTTGCGCGCCTGCAGACCGACTATATCGACCTGTATCAACTGCATTGGCCGGATCGCAGCCTGAATATTTTCGGCAAGCTGAATTACACGCATACAGCTCAGGAAGAGAGTATTTCGATCGAAGAAACCCTGGACGTCCTTGCCAGCTTCGTCAAATCGGGCAAAGTACGCTACATCGGCGTATCGAACGAATCGCCTTGGGGAGTAGCACAATTTTTGCGTGCAGCAGAAAAACTGAACTTGCCACGTATCGTGTCAATCCAGAATCCCTACAATCTGCTTAATCGCACATTTGAAATCGGCCTGGCGGAATTTGCTTTCCGCGAGCAGGTTGGCTTGCTGGCTTATTCACCGCTGGCGTTTGGTGTACTGTCGGGAAAGTACCTGCACGGCGTACGACCTGAAGGCGCACGCCTGACACTCTTCGAGCGTTTTTCCCGCTATAGCAATGCGCAAGCGCAGCAAGCAGTACAACAGTATGTCGGATTGGCGCGCCGGCATGGACTTGATCCGACACATATGGCGCTTGCTTACGTCAATTCCCGTCCATTTTTGACCAGCAACATTATTGGCGCGACGGACCTTATCCAACTGCAGTCCAATTTGCGCAGCATGCATTTGACACTCAATGCAGGCATCCTCGAAGAGATCGAAGCAATTCATACCCAACATCCCAACCCGGCGCCATGA